A window of Peromyscus eremicus chromosome 23, PerEre_H2_v1, whole genome shotgun sequence genomic DNA:
AGTGGGTGGCGGAGGCCTGCTGTGTGGAGTAGTCCAGGGACTTCGAGAGGTGGGCTGGGAGGATGTGCCCATCATTGCCATGGAGACCTTCGGCGCCCACAGCTTCCATGCAGCCACCAAGGAAGGAAAGCTGGTCACCCTGCCCAAGATAACCAGGTGAGCTCGGCACCTCGGTTATACACACAGTGAAAATGAGACTTTGGTCGtttgtccaaagtcacacagccatGTGTGGCATGTCTGGGCCACATGAGTCTTTATGTGAATAATGGCAGGTAATGTCAATCACTTCTTGAGGTCCTCATGCCTCACTTCTTTGCTCTCCACTTATCTGACCTCCGAAATGTGCAAGACCCTGGCTGATCCtggacggggggtggggggggggcacaggggACGGGGATGGACGACGGACACCCTCTTGCCTACAAGGAATTTATAACCAAACCCCAAATTTGCAGCTTAAACAAAATTGAACTTTGTTTCtccctacttttaaaaaaaagaaagtgtatgAGGGACAGCTCCTTGAAGCTGGGGACTGAGTTCCTTGAGTCTGCTGCCCCACCACTCACTTGAGCCTGGCAGGTTGGGGCAGGAGGCCAGTGAGCGGAGTAGGTGAAGGTTACACGCTGGGGGCATATCTGAGTCAGGCCAGTCTGATGGCCAAGACCACTGTGCAGGTTCTGGGGACTGGGCACAGCTACccatccaccccccccccccagttcctgCCTCTCACGTGCATCCTTCCGCCTCGCCTCCCACTCCCATCTCCCAGTGTTGCCAAGGCCGTGGGTGTGAACACTGTGGCGGCGCAGGCCCTGAAGCTGTTTTACGAACACCCCATTTTCTCTGAGGTCATCTCAGACCAGGAGGCCGTGGCCGCCATCGAGAAGTTCGTGGGTATGTACCAAGGGACCTTTTTGCCCTTAATTTCTTCCCTCCTCGGCCTAGAATGCTCATGAATGGAAGCTAAAGCAAGTCAGTGGTAAAAAGAAACACCTGAGCTGCTCATGAAACAGTGagcctgcatctgcttccatcagtgactggatgaaggctttctgatgacagttaggaCAGTCCCCAATGTCGATGACATTAGACGGCccgttcaggcaccctctctccAGTATTgttaggaatcttagctgggggtcatccttgtggattcctgggagccaagcactgggccgagctccaggagccctgttgaagacagaaaaaaactgTACGAGccaggaggtcaaggtcatgacagggaaatccacagagacagctgacttgaACTCCTGGGAGCTCACCAACTCTAAACAACAGCtaggagcctgaatgggactgtCCTAGACCCTCTgcttgtgtgtgacagttgtgtagcatggtctgtttgtgggtcccctagcaatgggatcaggacctgtcccctGGCGCttgggctggcttttgggaacccaatCCCCATGCTGAGTTGCCTGGCCCAACCCTGATGCAGAGAGAGGTTGGTCCAGCCTCACTTGATGTGGCATGCTTTGTTGAcctcccatgggaggtctgccactttctgaatgaagacagaggagtggatgaggggaggaggggacaggaggagaggagggagggaaaactgtggtcagtgtgtaaaataaatgaaaaaataattaattaaaaaaaagtgagccTGGTAGTCATGACAGCAGGGAAGACAAGCCAGCCTTCCTTTCAAGTGCCCGTTTTGAGCTCCCTAGTAGTCAGGGTCACAGGGAAAGGATTGAGATGAGCTGGATTGGTAGGTGGTCTGTAATGGAACTCTCTTGGTTCAGTCTGGAACAAGATGGTCAAAAAGAACCGGGAGGAGGggggtagctggagagatggctcaaaggttaagagcactagctgttcttccagaggtcctgagttcaattcccagcaaccaccatggtggctcacaaccatctataatgagatctggcgccctcttctggcctgcatgcatacatgcagacagaacactacatataaatcttttatttaaaaaaaaaaagaaaaaaaagaacctgggtagtggtgctgcacgcctttaatcccagcactccagaggcaggcggatctctgagagctcaaagccagcctggtctacagagcaagttccagggtggccagggctacacagagaaaccctgtctcagagcggaggggaaaaaaaagccaaaaaagatgaaaataacacAGTGCCAGTTATTAATAACCGCAGCTTACTGCCACACACCTAGGCACCCTCTCAGATACCTGAGAACTCTTGGCACAGGCTGAAAGAAACTGAGTCTGGGTTCAGCCACAGTGAGAGGTTTGGTCCAAGACTTCCTGGTGTGGAGAGCTGACCAGCCCCTTCCCCACAGATGACGAGAAGATCCTGGTGGAGCCTGCGTGTGGAGCGGCACTGGCCGCACTGTACAGTGGTGTGGTGTGCAGGCTGCAGGACGAAGGCCAGCTGCCCAGCCCCGCTGGCCTCCGCTGGTCGTCATTGTGTGTGGTGGCAGCAACATCAGCCTGGCACAGCTGCAGGCACTCAAGGTGCAGCTGGGCCTGAACGGGCTGCCCAAGTGATGTcctggcagccccccccccccccccccccccccccccccgcgcgcgctCCGAGTAATGTGGGCAGGGGATGCACCTGACAGTGGTCCCACCCTCCTTTACCCATGTTTATAACATGCACTTTTTTCattgtaaataagtaaatataaatttatatttataaagcaaagacttttgagtttttgtttgttcttgacaTGAGGTCTGTGTGCAGCCCAGGCCTCCTACTTTGGCCTCCAGAGTGCATTGGTCACCCTGCCATTCCTGCCCTGGCTCCCAGAGGAGCAGTGCTCCCCACCCACATGCTGGTGGCTTGGGTCTCCCACTGGACTAGTGTTAACAGTGGGGCCCACACATTCATCAATCTGGAGAAAGCAGCTGGGGGATGCATAGGCAAGGTCACCACATTCTAACATGAAGTCCTTACTGACAGGACAAGGATAGCCGTAAAAACACCAGCGGCCCCACCATGTGCATGAAAACCAACCCTGTAACACTCTTGTCTGCAGGGCAGGGACGGTGAAATGAATTTGACCTTTGTGTCAAAAAAAGCCCCTCACAGTCGGGCACTGGTGGCGCatgtcctttaatcccagcacttgagagccagaggcagacagatctctgtgagttcaagaccagccctggtctacagagtgtgtttccgtccgggacagctagggctgttacacagagaaaccctgtctcaaaaaaccaaaacaataacaacaaaccccACAATCCCCCCTCCCAACAAAACTCAAAACACCTGACAGGCACTGGGCTGGCTGGGACAGAGCCACCCACACCGCTCAGGACCCCAGGTACTGGGAGAGCAGGTCTTTCACTCCactgcccaccccagcatggcaGGGCTCCAGGACGCTGGACTGCTGGTCCCACATCGGTGCAGTTAGCTTTTATGCTCGCCACAGAGAGCATTCCCTAACTTTCCTAGCAAGGTTTTCTTGTGGGTCTCTGAGCCTCACAGCAGAACTTAGGGTCTTGGGGGCTAGCAGGGCAGCCAGACAAGGACCCAGAATGCAGCACATGAGATGGATACTGAGCAGAAGGGTGGATGGACAGAGGGACTAACAGGGATAAGTGGACATATAGGGAGGAACAGACAAGTGAACAGAGACAGATTAGTGGACTGATAGATGAAAAATAGACAACAGGCACGGTGGCCCATACATGTAAAATCCAGCACATGAGAGGTGAAAGGCACagtgatcacaagttcaagaccaacctgagtTACAGAGCAAAGGCTGTGCCTCAAAATCAAAAGGAAAGGGGTGTGTGGTTCTGGGTGGGTGGGCAGGTGAGGATGGATAGGTGAACAGGTAGATAAGGGCTGGGTGGGCAGGTGAGGATGGATAGGTGAACAGGTAGATAAGGGCTGGGTGGGCAGGTGGCTGGACAGATGGACAAGTGCGTAGATGGTAACATGCATGGGAGAGTGAATGGGTGAGTGGCCGGGTGGGCATGTGGACTGGCACAGGAGTGAAAGGGCGGATGGTGAGGATGATGGACAGGTGTGGTGCCAGAAGGCCACAAGCATCACCGCTGCCTCACAAGACACAGCAGGCCACGGCCCTCCTGGTTAATGGGAGCACAGCCTGTGCTTTGCTTACCTCAGCAGAGCCAGGGNNNNNNNNNNNNNNNNNNNNNNNNNNNNNNNNNNNNNNNNNNNNNNNNNNNNNNNNNNNNNNNNNNNNNNNNNNNNNNNNNNNNNNNNNNNNNNNNNNNNNNNNNNNNNNNNNNNNNNNNNNNNNNNNNNNNNNNNNNNNNNNNNNNNNNNNNNNNNNNNNNNNNNNNNNNNNNNNNNNNNNNNNNNNNNNNNNNNNNNNTGGGTGGCGAACCTTCACATCAATGCCACCATGGGCACGCTGGTGCAGGGCCTGAAATGGGTAGGAGCCATTGGCAGGGTTAAGGTCAGAGCGGGCAGAGATGGCGTTCTCCGCATTGGGCTTCGGGGTGCAGGCTTCACACAGTGACAGAGGGTCATGAAGAAAGTCATTGTACCTGGATGCAGATGGAAAGGATGCTAGTCACCCTCGAGAAAAGGCCAAGCTCCTCATGGCACAGGGTGGCCCTGACCCTTCCTGAACTTTCTAGGCTTCTCCTAACACCAGCCATGTCTCAGGCAGGGTCAGATGTGGACCACCCTCACCCCTCCAAGGGGTCACCCCAGCCTTGTCACTTGACTCTTCCTGGGGGAGGttctccaggcccctcctccaaGTAGGCCAGACACCCAGTCTATTCCTCAATAGCATCTGTGGGGCCTCAGGCTGCCCAACTACACTTCAGCTCCAGCCTGGGTCCAGGCATCTCCATCTCCCAGGAGAAAGGGATTCCCAAGGATAACAGGGAGCAAGGCCCGCCCCCTGCAGACCAAGACTTGTGGCAAGGTTCAGCGGCACTGTCACAGACACACAGGTGGCTCTCTGCACCAAGCTAGGAGTGTGCTGACCCCACCTCATGAGATGGACCATGGAGTCCAAGTCCTCCACCAAAGACTGGTCCCTCCGGAAGATCTGGGCTCGAGGATTCTTAGTGTAGGAAAACCAGTTTCCATACTGGGGCCACCAAGGCCTGCAGCCCACTAGCGTTGAATACCGTCTCAAAGAACCTGCTGGGACAAGGGTGGTCACCCACGAGTACTACAGCCACAACTGACTGTGGCTGCagccagaatgtgtgtgtgtggggggggggggggaagagagtcACAGTGGAACTGTGATCAGGGCCACATCAGGTTGCAGCAAGGCCCTCTTGTACTGTAAGGGATAACCCTGGGTTCTGGGTCAAATCCCATCTGAGCATTCTCTGACCATGGAGCTGTGGGTGAGCCAGGgatccctgcctcagtttccacatctgtggAATGAGAACAGGCTGCTACAGTCAGGTATCATGGTCACAAGGACCCAATGGCAGGTCCTTACACCCTGAGAAAGCACAGGATGGAAGATAGCTCTGAAGAACCCAGCTAAGACTGAGTTTACTGGGACTCAGGCTGTCCCAGCCACACCTCAACTTTAGCCTGAGTACTTCATGGGCATCTCCATCTCTCAGGAGACAGGGTTGGGTCCAGCTGAATGCCTGGCAATACCCAGTCCCAAGGTGTGGCCGTCCCAAGTCACCCTGCAGCGGCTACCAGAACTGGAGGTCACACATGAGGTAGAGCTTTCCcgcaggggaggggctgggacaGCTCTCATTGTCCTGCATGTTTCAAATGTCAATAGGGAGGACTCTGCCTCAGGGAGGacagactgggggtggggagagtgtgGAAAAAGGAAGAGCACATACGGGATGTTGTAGCTAGCCCAGTAGGGTCGTCTTGTAGAGCTCTGCGGTCTTGTcggccaccaccaccatgcccctGAGACCCGGAGAGATGGACGAAGCAAGTGAGGAGACAGGCTCCGAGCGCACAGCCAGGGTGAGGGCTCTGGCGCCCTGAGCAGGAAACTGTGCGAGTCCTGAACCTCCCGCCCCCATCAGGGGCACCCCTCCCCCAGGCcgcccttcctccctctgtcccagGGACTCACGGGATCTGTTCTAGGATGGTAAGCACCCGGCTTCCAGCGCTGCGCTCCTTAGGGATGAATGCCTTGTAGTCCACAATCATCCATTGGTTATTATACCTGCCAGGCACAAGGAAGGAACTACATCAAACCTGGAACACTttcaggagaggagaaaagaaaatcctttcgttcttgagcctcagtttccccaagtaTAAAACAAGGAAGGAGCTCGAGCTGCTCCAGTGAGCATCTAAGAGAAAGGGCTGGGCAGAAGGCCCCGGAGCCCCAGTGGTCCCCAAGTAGAGCTGTGGGGCCAGGAATGCACGCACGTGCCACTGTTGAACCGCTTGAAGACCTCTGCCCAGGTGGCCCCATCTAAGGCCAGACGGTTGGCCACGATGTTCCGAATCCACTCCAGCACGCAGCCCTGGGGCTGCACATACTTCCACAGGGCGGGGTTCTTGTTGCCGATGGTGGTCTCCAGGGTGACCTGTGAGAGACAGAGGGGCTGCAGACTCCACATGGCAGCCCTGCCCTGTCTCGGAGGCTCAGAAGTCAGTGTTTATGCTTTCCTTACAACCCTAACCTGCTCTGGTGCATACCCCTCTTGGGTTCCTTGGAAAAGTACTTGGTTTGGGAGAGACTCAGGATCTTGTACCCAGCTCTGCCTTGGGGACCAGACTGAGGAGCCCAGAATGCCACTCCTAAGTGCCTCCCTTGTCAGAAGGTGAAGTCTCCCCTAAGAGGCAGCATTTCATCCCACCCCTTCACTCTGCTCCACAGGACAGCTGGTGGCGTGAGGCTATTCACCTGACTCCCCTGCAGCCAGAGACAACGGGAAGACCCTAGCCCACGTCGCTCTGTCTTGGAGTCACAAGCCATCTGCTGCTGCCTATGAAACCTCACTGCTCCCTGGGGCCCTCATGTGTCTACATAAACATGCCTTGTTCTCACTGGTTAAAACCAATGCAGAactagctaggtgtggtggcacatgcctataacccagtactcaggaggcagaggcagagaggcaggaagactgtcagaagttcaagatgagccagggcttcagagtgagaccccgtctcagaCCAAACAACAGAACTCGGATCAACAGCCAAGCGGAGCCTGTGAAACTTGACTTCAAATGGCCACATGCTGGCAGCTGGTGGGTGGCCCTGCTGTAGGAGATCTCTGAGTCCCAGTCAGCTCTTGCCACCCTCCTCCTGGAAGACAGGTGTGcgagacccagagaagctaagagaCAAGTCTACCAGCTGGTCGTGGCTGGCAACCAGCCCCCCAGCCTGAAGCCAGAGTTTAGTCCCCTGTGCCCCAAGGGTGCAGCCTGTATCTATCTCTACACAAGGAAGCTAAAAAGAGCCAAAAGCTGGCGGGACCCACATAGGACAGTGCTTTAGTGTTagcgttttatttatttggggggcaTTCAgtgtcacactgtagcccaggctggcttcaaactcttggttattctcctgcctctgcctctcaagtgctaggagtTCAGGTGTGAGCATAGGCCAGTGTTTTAAAGAGGACATTGAAGCTGGGCACAGTGCTAAACACCTTTTTAACCCCAGtcctagggaggtggaggcaggaggatcaggagctcaaggaaacctcagctacagagtgagtttggggccagcatgggctacatgagaccctgtctcagaaaaccaaactaaaaaatagaaagagaggaaaaataaagacacCATCTAAGCTGGGCCTGGCACAGGCGTCTAACTGCAGTCTACtcggaaggctgaggaaggaggactgcTGGCCTGGGCTATGtactgagttccagggcagcctgagccacagagtgatacactgtcttaaaaaaactaaatcaataaataaatagagcaaagaaacaaaaacataaaaataaaaaataaaagctgggtatagtggctcacacctttaaacccagcacttgtgaggcaaaggcaagcagatctctctgagttcaagaccagcctggtctacacagcaagttctaaaccaaccagggctacatagtaagactatgcctaaataaatgaatgaatgaatgaacgaacaaacaaacaaacaaacaaataaataaagcaagagTCTATGAAGGTCACCAGTATCCTATACTGTAAAAGGGGTTGAtggcctcctctcctctcctggccCAGTGAGGAGGCCCAAGGTTCCATTGCACacgtgcagacagacagacagacacacagatgtgcatgtgcacacatagagGGCCCTCTGGGAACAGGCGGGGGAAGCTTGTTGGCCTGAGGCTCCTGttgcctctccccccaccccgtccccccccccacatccccacaaGCCTCCGCCACACTAGGAAGCAGCAACAGCAGGAACATGAACATGAACCCCACCACGCCCTGCTAGCGCCCTCGCATCCGATGCACCCAGGCGCTTTCTGCAGCAAAGTCGTCTCCTGGCAGCATCAGTCTGTGATCTCAGGCGCCAGGAACAGATTTCTAAAGGGGCCTGGATGCCAGCCAGGGAACAGAGGAAGCAAGGCGCTGTAAACAGCAGCTCTTCAGAATGTGGCCAGGTtagggatggggaggggaaggcagCAGAGAGCAAGGTCACCGGCTGAAGGCGGTGTTCATGCtgaactcagaaaaacaaaccaaggtCACTGCACTTGAGGGCTTTGCAAAGTCTCCAAGAGAGTGGCTCAGAGGTCCTGCACACCTCCTCCTTCACTGTATCCCCAGAGCCTGTATGCTGTATCCACAGGGAGCATGTGACTTGGCCACTCACCAGCCCACTGCCCAGGATGTAGAAGTCATCACCGGAGAAGATGGTGCCCGGGTAAGATGAAAAGACCAAGTTGTTGCCAGCAATCAAGGGGTGCTCCtctgtgggggggaggggatgaGCTGGTCAGGCAGGCCCTGTGGGGACCCCATACTCCATCCCACAAGACTGGAGTCTCGAGTGAGGAACAAGCAGTCCTCAGGGGGCCCACTCTCATCCCTTCAGCCGTTTGTTACAGCAAACGAGGCCCTTCACATAAAATACGTGGGTGGCACCTGTCTGGAATGCTAacaccaggaggctgaggcaggagaactgctcCAAGTTCAAAGCTacatgggctacacagtgagttccaggccagccagagctacatgatgagactctatttcaaaaaggaagaggcagggaaggtagaggaggaagataaggaagaggatgaagaggagagagaggaagaggaggaggaaagggtagaaggagcagaaggaaggggaagagccCCACCGGCTGTCTCTACTGATTCCACAACAAACTTGCAATGTGATGACAGCAAGATGCTCTGCAACTGCTCCTCAGTGTAGCTGGAAACAGACTTTCCTTAACACTGGTGAATTAGTTGTAGaaggagtaaataaataaagtcatttaaaaatgcagATGGATCTCACTTCATCGGGAGGATCTGCGAGTGGGGAGCTCAGGGTGGGGTTGGTGTCTACTCTGGACCCATGACATATGTGATTGTATACAGCCGAGACCAGATGAGGACAAAGCAATGAAACAATCAGAAGGGACCTTGGAACAGCTACAAGTAAACAACCCATCTGCAGGGACAACGTCCCGAGGGCCATGGATGTCACATGCAAGAGGGCCTCGCTATTTGGCACAATTTCCCCTGCACATATTGGTGGTACTGTTTTGAGGGACTTGCTCATGCCAGGTGAGCGATCTGCCATGGAGATATATCCCCAGCCCTTAAGCAggttttaaagagttaaaaatgtaagaaaccggggctggagagatggctcagaggttaagaacactggctgttcttccagaggtcctgagttcaattcccagcacccacatggtggctcacaaccatctgtaatgagatctggctccctcttctgacatgcagggacacatgcaggaagaacaatgtatatataataaattaaaaaaaaaagaaaaagatttgtttcttctcaagtggttttttgttgttgtttgttttgtttttttaccatgCTGGTCTCTTTAGgctcctcttttccttctctccccctacctcccccaccccacccacccccccaccccacccccccacccaccccaccccccccacccacccacccccccaccccacccccccccaccaccaccaccacccggccaaataaataaatcttaaaaaaaaaaaaaaaaaagaacttctggCTCCAATCCAGAGCTCCGCCCAAGGCCCCACCTCTGTGCACCACCCTCCTGCAAGGCTGCTGCTCGCTCTTCTCACCTCTCGGTCCCTCCCGGAACTGCAGGCGGTACTTCTTGATGATGCGAAGCATGTTCTGGTAGGAGTTCCATGTGTTGTGTGCCACCAGGAGGTCACGCCCACCCGGCAGCAGCTTGATGAGAGCGGAGCAGGAACCGGAGCCCAGGGAAGCCTTGGTTTTGGTCTTATTCAGGGCTGGCTCTAGGTCTTCCAGGTCTCCGGCGATCTGCAGCAGGCTGAGGAGCCAGGATGGGAGGGTCAGCGGCTACTCTGCACCCTTGTCACAGCTGAGGCCCCAGGGGTCAGTAGACCCACTGTGTTCTGGGagcaggaaatgacagagctggccTAGAACCGGGATGACTATGAGGTTCATGACTCCTTACCCACCCTGCGCAGGCTGGGGCTGGGCACTTACAGGAACCCCAAGGGTTTGATGGTGAACCTCCCAGTTGGGAAGGTCAAATGGCCTTCGTAGCTGTCCTCCAGGCCTTTCAGCTGCAGGAGGGTCAGCCGCACctaggggaggggcagagggaggatgagcccctcccccacccagttCACCCCTTCTATACCATTGCAGGGGCTCTGACCTGGTCCAGGGGTGCTCAACAGGCTCCAGCCAGCCCTGACCCCTTTCCTGCTTTCAGTAACTCAACTAACTGTATGACACATCCTCATGCTGACCCCAAGTCCCCCTCACTTAAGAACCCAGGTCAAAAGCCACCTCCTCAACAAAGCCTTCCAGTTTGGCCAGACCCCCTTCCAAATACCCCCCTCGTCTTAgatgctggctgtgtggctgacccTGGCACCTGCCCTGAGGTTGCCTTCTCCCCACGGCCAGTTCTGCCTCAGCACCTGTAACTAGAGGCATCATCGTGCCTCTCACTGGATCTTGGCTGGTGCTGGGCAAGTTAAGTCCAGGCAAGATAGATGGGCGGACTGGGTAGGAATGGATGGACAGGAGGGGATGGGTAGACAGGTGGACAGACAGAAGGATGGATGGGTTGATGTGTGCATATGGGTATCTAAGCAGATGCATTGCTGGGTGAAGGAATACCTTAGTAAGCAGATGCATGCATGGGTGGATGGACGGGACAAAAGGGGGTACATGGGTGATATGGAGGGTAGATGGGTTGATGTGTGTTGGCGAGTAAGCAGACATATGGAAGCATGGTGGGATGAGTGGGTATGTGGAGGGAGACAGCCTGATGCAGAGGGGCAGTAGATGAGTTGGCAGGGAGAACTATGTATAGGAGGATAATGGTGTCAGCACTGGAGGACGTAGGGTCATCTACAGAGGCCACTTACTGCCTGTGCTGTGCAGCTAAACCCTCAGGTCTCTAGAGAATTCACAGGTTCAATGGCCTTTGCACTGACGACCTAGCCAGCAGCCCAAGGCcaaggagccagccacccaggccTAGCCCTTAGCATCCAGTCAGTAAAGCTCAGCCCAGGCAGGGAATGCAAAGGCTGGcatttttctcctccctccctttctgaaATGGTGTTCGCCTTACCCAGCCTTCCGACACCTCCCTGACAGTGAGAGCCACATGCCCCCACTTAGCTACATCTAGGTTCTTTGAcagcaggaaggcagaaagggCTGGGCATCCGGGCCAGAATGGGCAGCTGGAGGTGCATCAAGTGGACAGATGGAAGGAcggcagcttggggaggaaggctgcagATGCTGACCGATACTAGAACGGACTGGACATCTGGCTCACTCAGGGCCAGCCAGGGACTGCATAGGACACGGGCACACCCAAAGAGCCACCTCCCCTCGAGCAGGGCAGCCTGGCCCACCTGGTGCCAGTATGGAGAGTCCTGGTTAAGCTCCATCTCCCTCTGCATCCACTCCAGGTTGGCCTCCAGGAAGCTCTTGAGCTTCTCACAGTAGCTGACTTCATACTCAAAGGGGCCACAGTAATTGACCATCGTGTTCATCCAATGCATGTAGATGAGCTGTGGGAGGAGGCAGGGCAGCCGCTGTTCTCTTCGTACAGGACCCTAGGACTCGCCCCGCCAAAGTGCAGAGGCAGCCCCTCGCCTATGTGGCTCTCAGCCCCCTTCAAGGCCCAAACCCTCAGGTCGCCCTCTTCAGGGGCCTGTAATATGGAAGGTCCAGGCTAGACTGCACCTTCTCTGTTGCTGGGACCGGGTGCAGCATTGTGCTCCACCATCAAACACAGGGGTCTTGGGTCATTTCTGTCAAGTTTGTAGCACTGGAAATTAGACACAGGGCCTCGTGCAGACCAAGCAAATGCTCTGCAAGGCCACTGGACCACAGCTTAGTCCTCAGGTCtggctttgttgttttgtttgggttgttTGGCAGTGGGGGTCTTaagtagatgaggctggccttgaacacctgatcttcctgcctccatctgccaagtactgggattacaagtgtgcattaTCAAGCCTGGCTATACAATGCTGGGGATGGACTCTGGAGcctgtgcctgctaggcaagctaTCTACCAATGCCACCACATTTCCAGCtattgtttggattttttttttttttaagatttatttatttatgtatacagtgttctatctgcatgtatgcctgcacaccagaagagggcaccagat
This region includes:
- the Plbd2 gene encoding LOW QUALITY PROTEIN: putative phospholipase B-like 2 (The sequence of the model RefSeq protein was modified relative to this genomic sequence to represent the inferred CDS: deleted 2 bases in 2 codons), encoding MAAPVDPSPGGPAARALRRALALTSLASLASLAGLLLSGPAGALPTPGPGGRRPNLDPPVSRVRSLLLDAASGQLRLVDGLHPDAVAWANLTNAIRDTGWAYLDLGTNGSYNDSLQAYAAGVVEASVSEELIYMHWMNTMVNYCGPFEYEVSYCEKLKSFLEANLEWMQREMELNQDSPYWHQVRLTLLQLKGLEDSYEGHLTFPTGRFTIKPLGFLLLQIAGDLEDLEPALNKTKTKASLGSGSCSALIKLLPGGRDLLVAHNTWNSYQNMLRIIKKYRLQFREGPREEHPLIAGNNLVFSSYPGTIFSGDDFYILGSGLVTLETTIGNKNPALWKYVQPQGCVLEWIRNIVANRLALDGATWAEVFKRFNSGTYNNQWMIVDYKAFIPKERSAGSRVLTILEQIPGMVVVADKTAELYKTTYWASYNIPFFETVFNASGLQALVAQYGNWFSYTKNPRAQIFRRDQSLVEDLDSMVHLMRYNDFLHDPLSLCEACTPKPNAENAISARSDLNPANGSYPFQALHQRAHGGIDVKVR